CAACACTTAGtgtaacatttaaaaaaaaaaagaaaaataggcTCTTTCTAGTCCATTTTAATATATGTTCAATAGGAGAAAAATGTAtccaataaaatattcaaaagcacTATCCCATTTATATGCCATAAGATACTAAAAAGGACAAGTGATCTAGCGGTCaatgaaattcataaaaaatctaTCGATTTTTTCTGATACgtttatttaattatagtaAATTATTACGTATAATCGCCAGATCAAATCCCCACCCCCACCCAAGCAATACATGTTCAAAAGAACCATATTATCTGGCCAAAACTAGGGAAAAAGTAACAAGTTGGATCTGAAATGTGGGCACAAAAGAAGAAGATTGATATATATAGTCAATGACCAAGCATGCAACATTAATAATAGAGGCaacaactcattttttttttgttaagtcATTAAAGGAAAGtagttatttatataaattattatcgATTTGGGATCATTCAATACAATGGTATGAACACGTTATCAAAGAGACACTATGTAACTTTATTGCATTAAAAAAagactatataatataatttttgtatggACCACTCTTTTTCAGTcgattattttagaaaaaacaaGAGTTTTTATATTGTTGGTAATAATGGAAACAATTTTGTTCGTAAAATTAAAAGACAAAGCAGATTTATTTTATGTGTGAAATTATTGTTAACAAAAGgacaataaacacaaaaattatgTTACATTATTATGGACTATTAGACTTGTATACTCCTCGAAAAATCTACgcattttgttttgatttatttgatctattttgatttgatagaaaatataaataaatttcttttctggatcttgtggttttaaattaaaaatttgttaaaagTACTAAAATGTCTTTTAAATTTGTGGTCTTGAATATGTTATgtggaaagttaaaattaaaaaattatcgaaaaaaatcatttttttttaaatggactaaaaaaaaataaactaaacaaattaaaacggagaatatatatatacatatgagtTTTCCTTATATCATATACTCCTTTCCgtcaatttgagttttttttaatgtttattaagaaaactaataataataataataataaaataattactaagTTATCCCGATTTAAATATAAGTAGAGTATATTCTTACTCTTAAATATTGTGCattactttttaatatatagagtataattaaaagtaattatcaactttaatcttaaatttctaaatgagtaaTTATATTGAGATAAAATGATCAATCAATTTCCCATTTCAATTTTTGACTATCCATGCaataataaaagatgataaattaGGGTGGCATGTtgccttatatatatatatttttttcgaaCTTAATACCCCTataataatatagtaaaattaatatagatttcgtatgatttcatcatcatcaacttTAACATTTAATCactatttatgtatatatatttaatctAGATTCTAGCATCTATTTCTTAAATAATACGAATAATAGTGCTTGCGTTGCTAATCATAGAATATGACACGTAGAGCACATGTAaggtatattattttatttattataaaatttataaccaaaaaataagacaaaaaattAGGGGTGGACATTCGGTAATTCGGTTCGATTTCgattttttttcgattttttcGGTTTTTGTACAACGTGTACGAACACCAAACCGAAataattcggttcggttcgatttatattatttcggttcggtttatattatttcggttcgattttgttattttggtttttttaaTGGACCTTCTTAGtgggctttttaaaatttaaaaatttataaacttttttgtttgatttttcagctTAATGAGCTAAGAGTAATTACATCAAAAAgtgtcttttactttttaatttaatattttaaattataatatttaacattaataattaatataatataaatacatattataatataatatattttgataaatcgAAATATCGAATAACACAAAATTATATACCAAAAACCAAAttgaaataccaaaaaatataaacatatatatcgAATACCAAACCGAAAACCAAAAAACCAAActcaaaatactaaaaaaattcaGTTTAATTCGATATTTCGATTTTTCGATATTTATGACCAGccctaaaaaaataacaaaatggaCCACCATCTAATGtcacttttgttatttttcataaagAAATGGGTCATCATAAATTCTATCACACCTACCATGCACTAAATGTAGGATTTAAAGGCACCACCTTACCCTCATCAATCTCTGCATCTTGggataacaaaaaataggtaagaatttaTTTGAGTTTGGTATTTAGatcaaattattctttttttattttataattaaataatctcTCCGTTCATTTTTACTGGTACGTTATTTTTAACGTATCAAGAAAAGATATAGGCGAATTCATGTTAGTTGCTTattcttcaaataatttttcctAAGACTTAATATTCCATCTAATTTACATTAACtgaattgttgaaattttattatttatttaaaataagtgaattatttagagtttaaaaaaagttattgatacttttttttctctcttcataTTTATCCTTCATTAGTGAAGTTTAACTAATTTACGCTTGCTAGAAGActagtttaaaaataatcaaaaaatttatagtGAAAAGTATTCTTTAATTTATGTTCTTATCTCGATAATTCACTTAATATGGATTACATGgaatattaaaacaaattacTAATAGGGATAAAGTGGTAAAGTAAGTATGTCCACCgttgttttctttatttgtttgtcaaattcaaatgtaataagtaaaagtgaataaaaataataaaaaatttaaattgaaatatatattaattacttattattattattattattcaatttaatcATTACATGTTTTTGTTATATTTCGATTATTAGTGCTATCTgttgtttaaaaaaatcactaattttTATACGACtctcttattattatatttttaattgattattatttattattatactttactttaataaaatatttttgcgAGAAACAATCTCTTTACTTTTATTAGgtatttatcaataaaactgcatcattattattttcaaattctaGTTATATGATATTagattgaataaaatattattatgttttcaaAAATGTTGGCTTCTTCCCATTATTTGTGTCCTAAATTTCAAGTTTTGTTTCCCAAGCTAGCTACTTCTTATTAAATGCTAACCCCACTTTTCAGATTTTTCTCATTCAATgcaaaatttattgttttttgtcCTCCTTAATTCCATGATCAAGTGACGTGCGAGGcgtattcaaaattttgaaaaaaataaatatattattataaattattaagaCAAACCTTTCTTATTTTGTTGCTCGTAATTATTATTTGCAAAGTAATAACATCATgtgcataatatatataataattatgcCGGTAATAACATCATGTGAATATATAGGTGGATTTAGAGTCGTCAATATGGATTAGGTTTGTTGGGTCGGCCTGGCCTAACTGAGAATTTAATAGGGATGGGTTACGATTTTTGGAGGCGATTTGAGAAAGGGCTTTTTAGCCCAGTCTGAATAAGTCTGCTGATTtgtggggcttgagaaatatcggtaggCCAGTCCGTgagccaataaaaattaattaataaatataatatgatattaaaatttaaaattaaagagagtcgaaactcaaaacaattaggttaatatttctacttagatatttatacttttacttgaaaaaaaaacttaataaatattataaagataattttatttgtggatatgattaaaaagtagtaacattaacatcatgtaatatagTTTTgccgatatttatgataatattttaaaattatactttataatttaatttaataattctaaaaataatataattttttaaaaattgggtTGGCCCGGCAAACCTATAGCCCATGTACTTGTGGATTGGGCTGATCGTTTTTTGGCCTACAAAAAAAACGGGCTAGCCCGACCTGATTCATAAAATATCGAAGCCTATATGAGTTAGCCTGGATGGgatgggctagcccatattgacagctcttgGTGGACTAAGTAAACATTATTAACAATAATACATAACAaccatttaatttctttttggtATTGTTATGCCAAAGCTCAAAGCCATTAAAGTAGGACCACTTGCTctagaaactttttttttttaaaattctattttttcttttttaaattttacattgtGAAATTATATGTATCAAATATTCAgatcaatttgatttttaatgccaaatatcaaatatataaaataaaaaagataaatgaaaaaGAAGTCATATTGATGTGTTTACACTTTACAGCTCAGCTCCACCACTATAATATCTGGAaatctaatattattttttaaacggttctaatttatttatcttattctTTTATTCGTTTAAAATGAGATAgtcaatttttaataataatcttTAATTATACTTTTTTCACATACATATTTAAACAAAAGTCTTTACTCATCGTGAATCAGTTGAAAAATTATGCTATAGATTAGAAAATTTTCCAATTTACTTTTAATTCAATCAgttcactaaaaaaataaattcttatgaaaataatatttctttctttaaaaaaaaagacctaatttgacttgaaatgaatttaagaaaaaaaaaagaagattttttgatattgtgattctaaattaaagttctGTTAAAtgtatcaaatattttttaattttatgattttaaacataccaaataaaaaattaaaaatattattaaaaaacatgaatcattatttttaaaacagactaaaagaaaaaatagaatctGTTAATATTCTTTTCTAAGTTTCTAACAAATCCAATATATAAGACTAGTCatcaaacatttttatttaaaataataaatcatattattattttagtttatgattataaaaaataaaattaccttTCTAAATTTTTACGAGTCAAAATCTGATAAATAAATTGAACGGATATTAAATGCACTACTAAAATAATGCcacaaaaagttaaaaaaaaaacaaaatatactcTACTACTCCCACATAAAAAGTGTGAAGAGAGTAAAGTTCATTACAAAAATCCTTTCCTATATATAAAGGCCACAAATAAGGGCAATAAAGTTTTTTAtagtacaaaaaaaataaaatttttctcTTCACTATGAGTTATTTGGGGATTGGAGTGAGTCCTGGGAATGTTCCAGTTCATCATGGAAGTAATTTGAAAGTAATTGATAAAAGAGTAAGAATAATAGAGGTGATTTTGAGGTGTTTAATTTTAGGTTTAGCAATTATTGGTGCTGTTCTTATTGGAACTGATAGTCAAGTTAAAGTTATATTCTCAATCAAGAAAGAAGCTAAGTTCACTGATATGAAAGTTCTTgtgtaagtatttttttttttaaagtattttttggtatgaaagattattttttttagtattttttggtATGAAAGATTGTGTTTTTATGGTgaatgaatgatttttttttttgggtatttgGTAGTTAAggagaaaatattattcaatgGTATGTGTTTGGAGAAAAATGTCACTTATTAAATTTGGACAATATTTTCTGTCATACCAAACACATACTAAGAGgtttaaagatttgaactttGTTGAAGTTCTTGGTGTGAGTGATGTTTTTTATAGGTTGTGGTTTAAATaaaggtgtgtttggtatgagaGGAAGTTTTCTCTTTGGAGAAtgaatggatttttttttttttttgtatttggtGATTAAGTAGAAGATATTATTCAATGGGTAAATATTATGTtggttaaaaattaaatatccaaaaatattttaatgatttgaactttgtttgatgtttttgtgtgagtgatgttttttttttttttttttgtagtttggTAATCAAGCTAAAAATAGTAttcaatgtttttttctttgtatttgataATCAAGCTAAAAATAGTATTCAAGGGCTAATTACTATGTTGGGtaaaatatttaacttataagatgtttttcaaaaaaattgacctaactaaatattgaaaatgttttcttcCATATCAAACACGGTCTAAAGATTAAAGATTTGAATTTTGTTGAAGTTATTGTGTAAATGAtgatttttctctattttctcGGTTTTTTGCTTGTTTTTGTAACTTGTAATTTTAAAGATTAATAATCTTTGAAATACAAGCTAAAACGAAGCGAAACAAACagagaaaatagagaaaaatcaTCAACTTACGCAAGAACTTCAACAAAGTTCAAATCTTTAAtctttagggtgtgtttggtatggagtaGAATTGTagaacattttcaaaaaaaatattttttaacttttctatGTTTGGTTTGGTTGttcaagtttttcaaaaaacaaacaTTCACATTAATTATCTCCTCCAAACAACCCACCCCACCCTAGCCTCATAGCCCTATCCCACCCCACCAACATAGTATTTGCTTACGTTATATACAAATATCTTTCgataataattttgttaaattacCAAATACAAGAAGATTTTATAGTCTAGTGCACTAAGCTCTCGTTATGCAAAAGATTTGAGTAAGGCCAAACCACAAGGGTCTGCTATACATAGTCTTACCCTGCATTTCTACAAGAGACTGTTTTTACCGCTCGAACCTATGGCCTCTTGATTACATGAGGTCAACTTTAATGGTTACGCCAAGTATAGCCATCAAATGCAACAAAATACCAAACATGTGCGTTTGGtacgaaaaaaaatatttttcagaaaataattgattttccaagaagaaaatattatctcaaaaatattcatattaccGGTGGGATGTTGGGGTGGTGGAGTTGGGAGCTAGGAGGGGTGGAATGGACTGatgaaatttgttttctttacttTCACCGAGGAAGTTTTCTCAGTTTCAAGGAACTTGTTTTTATAGAGAAAATATGTTTCAAAAGTTTTGTTAGACAGGAACatgagaaatttgaaaaatgttttcctcgaTACCAAACACACTCGTAAACGGCAAAGATTCAAACTTTgttaaaaaattgaacttttttttgCAGATTTTTAGTTATAGCCAATGGATTAGCTGCTGCTTACTCTCTGATTCAAGTTCTAAGGTGCATTTTCAGTATGATAAGAGGAAGTGTTCTTTTCAACAAGCCCTTAGCTTGGGTTATTTTTTCTGGTGATCAGGTACAAGATATTCGTATTAGTTGTTGTTTCTGAGTTTTGATTGATAAAAAGAGCTGACTAGTTAAGAGTTTTTAGAATTAAAccttttaaagttgaattaattgctcgaacttttcaaaaatgtcGATGGATGTGTGTCAGGTTTCTccaaaagtaatatatttttagaggaTCTGCTGCTGCATTTAGAAACTGATCTGATTCAAATCAGGCATATCCTTTAGCACTTTATCATAGATGCACGTTATTTTACTCCGTTTTTGGGGTGGTTGGGGTTGTTCATTGAGGGAATTATggataatatattttgtatcatgAACATGTAGCTGGTAACACGCTTATGTTGAAGTTCTAATAGGAGCTGGTTCGTTAGTGTTGGTATGATTGTATTTGTCATTCCTAGTGCTCTAAATGCTTTTATCCCCGTTTTGGCACCCGCTTTTGCACTACTTCTCTTATTATCTCGGAAATCAGTACAAAAGGTCTTCTTGCATATAAATTGTGGGACAAAACTGTTTGTACCCGTATGGCTAATCTCGGATTTAGAGTTGGTCAATTCtgttctctctatatatatgcCCATTTTTTTCCGCACACACATATATAGTAGCGTTAGGTGCAGCAGCCAGCAGGTTCTTTCGGACCTGTGGTGTTTCTAGTACAGACCCGCTATTGGTCTTGACTAGAAACATCTCTCTATCACTTTGTCTCTACGTAGCAAAAGTCTCGGGGAAACATTTTTTAGTAGCTTAAGTAGAGCAATAAGAACCTTACTATACATTCTGAAAACAGGACGATTCTTCTATGTTTTGTGACCGTCCTATCTTGACCGCTAAACCCTCTAACTAGCAATATGTGAGACTTTTGAATTTGGGAAGGCTGAAGACGGACGATATGGTGTTACCACATATTTTCCATCTAACAAATTCCCCAAAAACAGCCTCTCCACCCCACAGAGGTAGGAGTAAAGTCTCCCTACATCCTACCCTCCCTAGACCCCACTTGTGAGATTACACGGGATATGTTGTTGTTCAACGATTTCCCCGGGGCATTTAATACAGTCTAATGCTGTCTTTTAAGAACAAGTTCTTAGTCTATCAACTTTTGGGACCAGTAGTTAAAGCCACTGCCATAAATTGTGACACCAGAAACTGGATGACAACATTAAATGTATCTGCActttaaatatgaaatgaatgCTCCATATAAGTAGGTGGCTCTGGCCCAAATAGCTTGTCTTTTGGATAGTATATTGGAAAATCGTCGTATAGTTCATCAACTCATATAAACCTTTAGAAATATGACACACAACAACGCCTATGCCCAAGTCTGAAACCAGTTGAGGtcggctatatgaatcctcatcGACCTGACCATGTTTCCTCGACTTCAGAAATGATGCACACCCCTAATACatggaaaaaatatgaaaatcatccTGTCGTACCTGTAAGATCCGTCAAACCTTGTGTACTATTTCTGTGGTCCAAATCCAGCAGTTAGGAAGTTCAATGTTGAATGTTGTTGACCATCTTTAAAGATGTAGTTCAATAAGCTTTAACTGTATCTTTTTTTGGGCATTAAGATGAACACTTTAACTTGGTCTCAATTGACAAGTGACAACCACACTCTAACTTTTGAGTATGCACATCTAGACATCTCAACTCATCTCCGTGTCAGTTGAACACTCAAACTTATAGAATGATCATCTAGAAACctccaaaaattgaaaattcatgTTCCACATCAGCATCAAGTGTCCACGAGATACATTTTTGACAAGTTGGATGATTAGTT
The window above is part of the Solanum pennellii chromosome 5, SPENNV200 genome. Proteins encoded here:
- the LOC107018540 gene encoding CASP-like protein 2B1; protein product: MSYLGIGVSPGNVPVHHGSNLKVIDKRVRIIEVILRCLILGLAIIGAVLIGTDSQVKVIFSIKKEAKFTDMKVLVFLVIANGLAAAYSLIQVLRCIFSMIRGSVLFNKPLAWVIFSGDQLMAYLSLAAVAAAAQSGVISKFGQPELQWMKLCNLYGKFCNQIGEGIVSSLIVSLSMIALSGISAFSLFRLYGNNGGKSNAR